The window tcattgctcaatctaaacaagtttagcaccattggattgacaatttcaaggtctttcctctcgtacaaaaattagtgctatggggattttcaaagcgacgctagaggccacgGAGTAggcccgacaccccccataaatttgggacatttaatgtagatatacacggcatgtggtaattattggagaaaacaaatatatgcgttgaaaaaaagcccggactgataaaaactttcagctatacttttgaataattctggaactaaaaacgatagagagacgcagtttgtacctgcgtcatcctggcatgtccctaaataaaatttcaaagttttagagcggcttccagacttcttcataccgaaaattaaaagtaggcggctgtgctccgaaacgaactcaacaagcctccctatacgggatttttgtgcacaaagacaatcaaaagtacaacgggtcaatttgacccgaaatcattgctcaatctaaacaagtttagcaccattggattgacaatttcaaggtctttcctctcgtacaaaaattagtgctatggggattttcaaagcgacgctagaggccacggagtagacccgacaccccccataaatttgggacatttaatgcatgatatacacggcatgtggtaattattggagaaaacaaatatatgcgttgaaaaaaagcccggactgataaaaactttcagctatacttttgaataattctggaactaaaaacgatagagattttcaaagcgacgctagaggccagggagtagacccgacacaccccataaatttaggacatttaatgcatgaaacacacggcatgtggtgattatgggacaaaacaaatatgccttgaCAAAAAAAGCctggacttataaaaactttcagctatgcttttgaatcattctggaactaaaaacgatagagagacgcagtttgtacctgcgtcatcctgacatgtccctaaattcaaatttcaaagttttagggcggcttccagacttcttgataccgaaagtTACAaataggcggctgtgctccgaaacgaactcgtAGTTAATTCTAcatttaattctatatctatgtcTCATTCAGGTTGTGTCACGTGCAAAACCTGAATAAGCACAGGTGCATGTCATgcccatttaaaggcagtggacactttctttggtaattactcatcgGATAGCCATTTTCAAGGTATTTCTTCTTGAACTAATTTTAATGATATGAAATTTATCTAAGCGGGGCCAGCAGCCAGGAAGTAGACCTATTATCACCCCAAAGTTGTATGCATGGGCTATACACAAAAAGCCGACgaattgttttgttgaatggttttaaaataaatctgagcCGAACTCTTCAATAACTCTGAAATTAAACATGCTAGAGACACGGAGTCATTGTACCTGACTCTACCTGGCAtatccctgcatccgaattgtAAACGTTTTAGGGCGGCTTGGACAATAGTTCTTGATAGCGGAAAAAACAAGTAAGTGGGAATCAGAACTGTGCTCAACAGCCTCCCAAAAAGGatgtttgtgcacagagctgttcAATAAAAGATTACAGATTTATTAAGGTCATTTCGACTCCAGACTAATGCCCAATCTCTACAAGTTCACCGCGTCATCGGTTGGCCATACGTACACCCGATTTATTCCGGGACGAATTTTGTCGTTTTCCTTTGTACATATGCTAAGTTGAATGGTTGAAATGGAGTGATAACAATGCTGTACATTCTCTGTGATCAGACACAAGGGCTTGGCCACAAAACATCGGTATTTCTCATTCTTAAAAGGTACTGCGCCATCTATATAGGCAAAGGAATGTGAAACGTTTAACTCTAATCGGTACAATAGATTGCATAATGGCCAAAAGACTAAGCTCAGGACATACCGTATCTTCAAACccagtttgagtttgagttataTTTACGTTGTGTTAATTATGATATCGCCATTCTTTGGCCTAATTCAAATGCTCTTCACACAAGCTACTTATTGAACCATAGGGAGGTTTATTGGGTTAGAGTCAAACCGAAGAATTGGCAAAatgtttccgtatggcgccaccacttattaattcgaaatgaaatgatacagtatctaatttacctcaatgagatccctttttgtaaaaattagtaaaaaagtggtggcgccatatggaaagttatccaaagaaTTTGCCCGCATTGCCACCTTGATGTTGAAACTAaaattctgttttttgttttaaattgccCATTAAACAACGACCTTATAAATATATTATGCTGGTTTACgtttttaataaatacaaagaCTTTTAAATTCTTGGTAGGGAAGATAGATGTGCGTTTTTTTATGGACACTCCTGATGAAGCTATAATTCATTGCGGTGCAAAGTATGTCTTTTTATTTACCGttacaaataaatcaaactgtgtgaaCAAGGCTTTaccaatgtatgttttttgttattagttaacggaatacgttgccttggatcagtcgagttggtctttgaaaagcgtttgtaaccgttttttaatacatttgattagaaatatattttaaaagtagaatataatgatccacacaagtatcactcgaaattgcgtggttttccttttaccttatCGACAAACACGgccagccatttatgggagtcaaaatattttgcttccataaatggccgaccgtgttagttcgtcaagtaaaagtaaaaccacgcaattttgaggcaaatgtgtgtggatcattgtattcaacttttgaaacatctttctaaaccatgcattttataacaaactgttacacacgcttttcaaagacgaactcggccgatccaaggcaacgtgttcctttcacaCTCATTTCCTTACGACTTCTTCACTAATTGCTATTCATTATTACAATGTTACCCTCCCCGTTTCGGAATAAAACAAATacgattaaaaacaattaacttAGAGTATATGGACAAGCGGGGGTACGGCTGACAACAGCTTACCACTTGCTGGGTTAGACACGTCCTGCCGTGTTCAGACGCTATCACTCGGCGCTCAAAATGGCAGCAAACTTCACTGTTTCAGCTCTCCTTCAGACGCATTTCCTGATCGTATATCCATGCATATTGTGCATCAGTCCATAGACAAGTTTTGGTGATCATTTCTACCTTCTTGTGACGGATGCTAAGACCTTTGATGAAGCTGAACAGTATACTGTCAGAGTTTGTCACGCCTCGGCAGACCACTCCCAACTGGCGTATGAGCCAAGAGAAAAAATGGCGGTAAGAGGGTCTTGTGTAGAGATGCGTTATGGCCCCTTGTGGAACGACACGCCTTGCACCGGGTTGTTGAGATTCATGTGTTAATGACCTGAAAAATTTCAAGCATACTCTGCTTAATCAAGATGAGCACAACTCGTCAAAAGTCATCGGGGAAGTAAATGAACAAATATAGACTTGAAAGAAATGTAACAATTGTACACGTTTGTAACCTGTGGGTGGGggacaaaatataataattattgattGAGGGCGCCCTTCGTGAGGCTGCATCATGATGTTTTTACTGCTCTGCTGTTTTTCGATAGATTGTCTCAGTTTTGCTGCTTGTGAGTTGGTGTTTGTCTCAAATATGTGAACTTTATAGTATGTGAGTACTCGTGATCACCTGCACACCAGTATTTTTCGTTGACTTTGTATTAAAAGTGAGTTTTTACCACAGTTTTGCGGTGGTCTTTGCAGAACATTGTTTTCACATTTAGAGGAGTGACACTAGACTGCCTCTAACCAGTATTTGATAGGAGTTTTTAGTCTGGTGCCGACACCTCCACCTTGCTTGTTCATCTGGTGCTGGACTGTTTTGAGGACGCTGGCACTGACTGCATGCTATAGCCGGTGCTATGTCATTCGTCAGCTCTCTGAATGCCATATTCACACTACTGTGAGCGTTACTAAACTAATTAACTGTGAGATTTGATACTGTGAAGTTTTTTTATGTCTCTCTTTCAAGAGACATGCCTACAATTAACAGATATACGTACTCCAATAGCTTTCTTAAGAGCTTGAACAGTAACAACTGCTTGTTCCAACCGGACACCCATCTACAAAGTACACTCATTGATTTATTGGCGTGCCGAAAAAGAAATAAGAGGGGATGTCGTGGAGGTAAGAACCTGTACAGGAAGATACAAGTTGTGGAGGCTTATAGACCTCACTTACAGAACCCCACGATCATTAGAAGAGGAGTAACTTTGTCAAATCTTACTGAGATTAAAACCAACACTTTAACATCAGTTCAAGAACATCCAAAGAGAGATTTTCCTACATTCGTGCTTTGCAACGCTCAATCTCTTGTGAACAAATTTGATGACTTTGAACTGCTTTTACATCAAGAATCTGTAGATGTGGGAGTGATAACTGAATCTTGGTTTCGACCTGATATGCCTGACTATATGCTCTCCATTGACGGCTATGAGATTTTTTCAAAGTCTCGTAGTCATGCAAAAGGTGGAGGAGTTGCAGTTTATGTCAAGTCACTAATCACTGCAAGTGGGATTCCAGAAATCTCAGTCCCCAACGAGCTGGAGTGTGTATGGTCTCTATTACAACCTAAGAGGCTACCCAGAGATACATCGATCATCGCTGTATGTGGCGTCTATATTCCACCAGATTCATCCCTCCAAGATCTTCTCACACAACATCTATTGGAATCCATGGACCTTCTCCACACTAAATATCCGGACATAGGCTTTGCTATTATGGGGGACTTCAACAGAATGCCCGTAAACAACATTCTCAAGCATTGTAATCTAAAACAGTTGGTTAAATTTCCCACTCGTGCACTTGCTACATTAGATCTTATCATGACCAATTTCAATGTTCACTATAGAGACCCAGTTCCCTTGTCAGCATTGGGAAAGAGTGATCATGTGTGTATCCTGTGGAGACCCAAAGTGCATGTTATAAAAAATCAGGGCAGCAAAAGGACATTTCGTCCCATGAAAGATACAGAATTGAGAGAGTTTGGTAGGTGGATCCAAGAACAAGACTGGTCTAATGTTCTCAAAGCTGAAAATACCCAGCGTAAGGCAGACGCACTATACGAGTCTCTCCATGGTGCAGTTGATAGATTCTTTCCCATGCAGACAATAATAACCCAAAGCAGTAGTAAACCATGGATGTCTCAGAAAGTTCAATCACTTGTAAAAAAGAGACAGGTTGCGTTCGGATCGGGGAGAGTCGAGGTGTACAATAAACTACGCAATGAGGTTCGTAGAGAGATCAAGAAGGCTAAAGTTCACTTCTACGCTAACAGAGTCCGAATTCTACAAGAAACCAATCCAAGGAAGTGGCACCAGCAGATAAAAACAATGTCTGGAAACACTAAAGCTGTCCTCAGAATACCTGTCCAGGGAGTGAGTGATGATGATCATGTGACCATTGCCAATACAATTAATGATCAGTTTGTGAAGGTTTCTTCTCATATCCCCCCACTGGATCTTAATGTTCTGGAGGCCTACTTACCAGCCATGGAACCTCCACCATCACTCTATCCTTGGGAAGTGTACACTGAGCTCAAAAAAGTCAAATCCAACAAAGCAACTGGTCCCGATGGAATTTCTCCCAAGCTTGTTAAAGAATTTGCCTATGAGTTGAGTTCACCTTTAACTGATGTGTTGAATTGCTCGTACAAAGAGGGTGTGGTGCCTAAGCAATGGAAAAAGGCCATAGTAGTGCCAATACCAAAAACGAACCCCCCTACAGCTGATAAACTCAGGCCAGTTTCTTTGACTGACTGCTTTGCAAAGATTGGGGAGGGTTTTGTAACAAACTGGGTTTTGGATGATATTCAAGACAAAATTGACCCACAGCAATTTGGCAATGTCAAAGGCATTTCGACCTCCCATTATTTAGTTAGTCTCCTTCATTCACTCCATCAAAGTGCCGACAAGGTTGACAACATTGGGACGGTGGTTCTGACGGATTTTTCCAAGGCGTTCGATATGATTGATCATACCATCctcattgaaaaatttatccGCTTGGGAGTCCGTAGATCCATCGTCCCTTGGTTGTGTGACTTTGTCAGCAACCGCGCCCAATGTGTACGATACAACCAAGCACTCTCAGAGTACAAGGTTCTCAGTGGAGCTCTCCCGCAAGGAACTAAACTCGGCCCCATTGGTTTCCAGGTTGTTATTAATGACGCTGCTCATGATTTGGGTGAAAAGATTAAGTGCTGGAAATATGTGGATGACTTGACATTTGCTGAAAATCGTTCCTGCTTCCAGCCTAGTGGGCTGCAAGTAGTTCTTGATGAATTTACTGAATGGACCAACACCAACAAACTCAGCCTGAATCCCTCCAAGTGTCAAGCCATCCAAACATGTTTCAAAACTAAACCCCCACCACATGCCGAGTTGAGCATTGCGGGAGTCCCTCTGAACTTTGTATCTGAGGCAAAGGTCCTAGGAGTCTGGCTACAGAATGACCTACGATGGGATAAAAATATCAATGAAATTTCTAAGAAAGCCAATCAAAAACTGTATATGCTCCGACTGCTTAAGAGGTTTGGATTTAATGATGTTGAACTCATAACAATTTATAAAAGTTATGTGAGGCCTGCTGTTGAATATGCGGATGTTACTTGGTCTTCCTCAATTACTGCTGCCCAGGAGAAGACTCTGGAGCACCTGCAAAAACGTGCATGCAGAACAATTTTGGCACAGCGCTATACTTCGTATGCGGATGCTATGCAGCTTTGCGGGCTTGAGTCTCTTGCTGATAGGAGGGTGAAACATTGTCTCAGCTTGGCCGAAGGACTTGCCAAGTCAGAACGTACATATGATCTTCTCCCTCCTACCAGACGGGAGTCTCACGCCCGCAACCTGCGTAATGCACATCATTATTCACACTTACGCACCAGGACATCACGATTCAAAAACAGCCCAATACCCTATTTCATCAGCTTGCTGAACAAGTAGAATATTTTGCTCTGTGAACAGcttttaattactttttttttttttttttttttaattagtgcCACCACCTCTAATCTGTGCTAGATTATTACTCGCTTTTTGATTATTAATAAAACTGTCCGTGCTTACTTTTTACCAGTTATCTAAATAGGGCCTTTATATTCCTTGTGAGcagctttttaatttgttccttttttcaatgatttgtgttgtttttatattgtaaattATCATGCAATTTGGCCTTCGGGTCACAATGTGATAATGTGAATAAAATATA of the Asterias rubens unplaced genomic scaffold, eAstRub1.3, whole genome shotgun sequence genome contains:
- the LOC117305996 gene encoding uncharacterized protein LOC117305996 — protein: MPTINRYTYSNSFLKSLNSNNCLFQPDTHLQSTLIDLLACRKRNKRGCRGGKNLYRKIQVVEAYRPHLQNPTIIRRGVTLSNLTEIKTNTLTSVQEHPKRDFPTFVLCNAQSLVNKFDDFELLLHQESVDVGVITESWFRPDMPDYMLSIDGYEIFSKSRSHAKGGGVAVYVKSLITASGIPEISVPNELECVWSLLQPKRLPRDTSIIAVCGVYIPPDSSLQDLLTQHLLESMDLLHTKYPDIGFAIMGDFNRMPVNNILKHCNLKQLVKFPTRALATLDLIMTNFNVHYRDPVPLSALGKSDHVCILWRPKVHVIKNQGSKRTFRPMKDTELREFGRWIQEQDWSNVLKAENTQRKADALYESLHGAVDRFFPMQTIITQSSSKPWMSQKVQSLVKKRQVAFGSGRVEVYNKLRNEVRREIKKAKVHFYANRVRILQETNPRKWHQQIKTMSGNTKAVLRIPVQGVSDDDHVTIANTINDQFVKVSSHIPPLDLNVLEAYLPAMEPPPSLYPWEVYTELKKVKSNKATGPDGISPKLVKEFAYELSSPLTDVLNCSYKEGVVPKQWKKAIVVPIPKTNPPTADKLRPVSLTDCFAKIGEGFVTNWVLDDIQDKIDPQQFGNVKGISTSHYLVSLLHSLHQSADKVDNIGTVVLTDFSKAFDMIDHTILIEKFIRLGVRRSIVPWLCDFVSNRAQCVRYNQALSEYKVLSGALPQGTKLGPIGFQVVINDAAHDLGEKIKCWKYVDDLTFAENRSCFQPSGLQVVLDEFTEWTNTNKLSLNPSKCQAIQTCFKTKPPPHAELSIAGVPLNFVSEAKVLGVWLQNDLRWDKNINEISKKANQKLYMLRLLKRFGFNDVELITIYKSYVRPAVEYADVTWSSSITAAQEKTLEHLQKRACRTILAQRYTSYADAMQLCGLESLADRRVPNQNDTKANNETIDKLYISIKGKQATNVLSLVTAEGDVTKPEATEPGTTQPETTEPEGTQPDTTKPDNGVGIVTPTVPYIALIILNAFITARLAIAL